A stretch of the Lytechinus variegatus isolate NC3 chromosome 5, Lvar_3.0, whole genome shotgun sequence genome encodes the following:
- the LOC121415671 gene encoding leucine-rich repeat-containing G-protein coupled receptor 5-like, producing the protein LCILLCAAAFVLKPCHEEAAKKHVKAHEDAMAYSLLLINLRQKSFINGSLNNTFYTAFISFLAILLFFSRTVPGITAPFRCPDGCDCDHINDKVDCTGRGIAYLNQNLSVSTRVLLCGDNAFKAISKENINLTHLRKLRKLSFANNEITIVRTGAFRGLEKISFLDLSRNNLRSIPSDIRLLRSLNTLKLDENAIQRIYRDEFHPESKLEALSMAHNNLEILESDTFTNLQSLLYINLQNNSISNVSRSVFTVNEFLIEMDMSWNQLGFYDPELHISDWFQLPALNLNRLSISHNMIQGFNKGAFDLLTELKKLEIQSNEISQLNHDVFQNLHSLEILLSSDNQISSLPVQLLKGSLDVHTVDFSNNFISDVPAGIFSTNEALETINFSGNDLSDIDWVVHTSSTLRELYLSDNVISSLPDITFKFCVNMEILEMQNNALTEFPKLMNMTNLETLDLTNNQISVVPRDTRFVQYQHLTFISLAWNRLVTLEEDIFNSLPPVETFDVAENPFKCDCHLLWMDDIYAALWNGEEVPPNLETWLPTTFESMVCDQPKGFRGESVARLAENRNNFMCSSFASRRGVIGLILGWLILLLTIVGVYWRWKIKKARRHMRAWKTKRRKKRFKDRLTKRVQSDEDRVDSNRSNGRVKMYSPSQHEYISQFDRDSYHSVANPGEKTFSPACVCLLQHDDSMQSCDLLSETTV; encoded by the coding sequence TTATGCATATTACTTTGTGCAGCGGCATTTGTCTTGAAACCATGCCATGAGGAAGCAGCGAAAAAGCATGTTAAGGCTCACGAGGATGCCATGGCTTATTCCTTACTCCTAATCAATTTGCGTCAAAAGAGTTTCATCAATGGCTCACTCAACAATACCTTCTACACAGCATTCATCTCATTTCTAGcaattctgttatttttctcCCGTACTGTTCCGGGAATAACCGCCCCATTTCGCTGTCCTGACGGATGTGACTGTGATCACATAAACGACAAAGTAGATTGCACCGGAAGGGGAATTGcttatttaaatcaaaatctatcCGTTTCTACTCGTGTGCTGTTGTGTGGCGACAATGCATTTAAAGcgatatcaaaagaaaatataaatctcACCCACTTGCGGAAACTTCGAAAACTATCTTTCGCAAATAATGAGATAACTATTGTGCGGACTGGAGCTTTTCGAGGTTTGGAGAAGATATCATTTCTTGACCTTAGCAGAAACAACCTACGAAGTATTCCTAGTGATATACGACTTTTAAGATCACTGAATACCCTTAAACTAGATGAGAATGCTATACAAAGGATTTACAGAGATGAATTCCATCCTGAATCTAAACTGGAAGCTCTCTCCATGGCACACAACAACCTAGAAATCCTTGAATCTGACACCTTTACGAATCTTCAATCTTTACTCTACATAAACCTACAAAACAACTCGATCAGCAATGTCAGTAGAAGTGTGTTCACTGTTAATGAGTTTCTTATAGAGATGGACATGTCTTGGAATCAATTGGGTTTCTATGATCCTGAACTGCACATCAGTGATTGGTTTCAGCTACCCGCACTGAACTTGAACAGATTAAGCATCAGTCACAACATGATACAGGGATTCAATAAGGGTGCCTTTGATTTGCTTACCGAGTTGAAGAAGCTCGAGATCCAATCCAACGAGATCTCGCAACTAAATCACGATGTCTTTCAAAACCTACATTCTCTCGAGATCTTACTCTCTAGTGACAATCAAATCAGCAGTCTACCAGTGCAGCTCCTAAAGGGATCACTTGATGTACACACCGTAGACTTTAGCAACAACTTTATATCCGACGTCCCAGCAGGAATATTCTCGACAAACGAAGCTCTGGAGACCATCAACTTTTCAGGTAATGACCTAAGTGATATTGATTGGGTTGTGCATACTTCCAGTACTTTACGCGAGTTGTACCTTTCCGACAATGTAATCAGCTCACTTCCAGACATAACATTCAAATTTTGTGTTAATATGGAGATCCTTGAAATGCAAAACAACGCTCTGACAGAATTTCCTAAGTTAATGAATATGACGAATCTAGAAACTCTAGATTTGACCAACAACCAGATATCAGTCGTGCCAAGAGACACGCGATTTGTGCAATATCAACATCTTACTTTTATTTCGCTCGCATGGAATCGACTAGTAACGTTGGAAGAAGATATCTTTAATTCCCTACCGCCTGTGGAGACTTTCGATGTAGCTGAAAACCCCTTCAAATGTGATTGCCATTTGCTTTGGATGGATGATATATACGCTGCATTATGGAACGGAGAAGAGGTCCCTCCAAACTTGGAAACCTGGCTTCCGACCACGTTTGAAAGCATGGTGTGCGATCAACCTAAAGGTTTCCGAGGCGAGTCAGTTGCCAGGTTGGCGGAAAACAGGAACAACTTCATGTGCTCTTCGTTTGCCAGCCGTCGAGGAGTGATCGGCCTGATCCTCGGGTGGCTGATTCTCCTATTAACTATTGTTGGTGTGTACTGGAGATGGAAAATTAAGAAAGCAAGGAGGCACATGCGAGCTTGGAAGACGAAACGGAGGAAGAAAAGATTCAAAGACAGACTGACAAAGAGGGTCCAATCGGATGAGGATCGTGTGGACAGCAATAGATCAAATGGAAGAGTCAAGATGTATTCTCCTAGTCAGCACGAATACATTAGTCAGTTTGATCGTGACTCGTATCATTCTGTGGCAAATCCTGGGGAAAAGACTTTCAGTCCAGCGTGTGTTTGTTTGTTACAACATGATGACTCCATGCAGAGCTGTGATCTCCTATCCGAGACCACGGTGTGA